A part of Sulfurifustis variabilis genomic DNA contains:
- a CDS encoding IS1595 family transposase, with translation MKTTKPKIAKDKSEIIANLPRACSDETAAVEFLEEQRWGDHPACPHCGSVNVYQMKGRDGERNKRFLWKCRENECGKQFTVRVGTVFEDSLIPLRHWCFAFWQASTSKKGVSAMQIKRQTGLSYKSALFMMHRIRYAMADDYSKPEPMTGTVEVDETYVGGKPRHKGPHNIKKRGRGTDKAPVVALVERNGNVRAMTVPTVNAKNLRAIIHSNVHKSARIMTDDAPFYKGLNKHFEGGHSSINHSQGVYAKGDVTTNTVEGFFSILKRGINGVYHSVSKQHLHRYLSEFEYRYNTRKMEDGERTVLAIRKADGKRLRYREPRQTP, from the coding sequence ATGAAAACGACGAAGCCCAAAATCGCCAAGGACAAGAGCGAGATCATCGCCAACCTCCCACGGGCCTGCTCGGATGAAACCGCCGCCGTCGAGTTCCTGGAGGAACAGCGTTGGGGCGATCACCCCGCCTGCCCCCATTGTGGCAGCGTCAACGTGTACCAGATGAAGGGCCGGGACGGCGAGCGCAACAAGCGGTTTCTCTGGAAGTGTCGGGAGAATGAGTGCGGCAAGCAGTTCACGGTGCGAGTCGGGACGGTCTTTGAAGACTCACTCATTCCACTCCGCCACTGGTGCTTCGCGTTCTGGCAGGCGTCCACGTCGAAGAAGGGCGTCTCGGCGATGCAGATCAAGCGCCAGACGGGCCTTAGCTACAAGTCGGCCCTCTTCATGATGCACCGCATTCGCTACGCGATGGCTGACGACTACAGCAAGCCAGAACCAATGACGGGGACCGTTGAGGTTGACGAGACCTACGTAGGCGGGAAGCCCCGCCACAAAGGCCCGCACAACATCAAGAAGCGTGGCCGTGGGACGGATAAAGCGCCGGTCGTGGCCCTAGTCGAGCGTAATGGCAACGTCCGGGCAATGACGGTCCCAACGGTGAACGCCAAGAACCTCCGGGCGATCATTCACAGCAACGTCCACAAGAGCGCCCGGATAATGACGGACGACGCGCCCTTCTATAAGGGGCTGAACAAGCACTTTGAGGGTGGCCACAGCTCGATCAATCACTCCCAAGGCGTCTACGCCAAGGGGGACGTGACGACGAACACGGTTGAAGGCTTCTTCTCGATCCTGAAGCGTGGGATCAACGGCGTATACCACTCGGTCAGCAAGCAGCACCTACACCGCTACCTGAGCGAGTTTGAGTACCGCTACAACACACGGAAGATGGAGGATGGGGAGCGGACGGTTCTTGCGATTCGCAAGGCAGACGGAAAGCGGCTCCGGTACCGCGAGCCACGGCAAACGCCTTGA